One window of Gavia stellata isolate bGavSte3 chromosome Z, bGavSte3.hap2, whole genome shotgun sequence genomic DNA carries:
- the LOC132320726 gene encoding sperm-associated antigen 4 protein-like, with product MRRRKASARQQGAALPRRRAGSSLSRPREAQGRVRALYNAAENARLVFSLAMVVVSLQRCLSPGISTMNTFALLGKQSQEMQQLRDEVVSLAAEIGSMKKEVQQIKEAMSAVTQMSDWALKSAGAAINLQRSSSSSAWLCRVFWFLCPPPLLDTFVQPDASPGYCWPFQGSRSEVLIQLPTQIRPMAVTIQHTSKIDSLLGPVSSAPRDFTVSGLDEEGEDEALLGTFTYTVQKKPTQTFLLQNGIPRAFRFLKLVIQSNWGKPGYTCIYRVQVHGKIVGMNAIGQTHVETLPQ from the exons ATGAGGAGGCGAAAGGCTTCTGCCAGGCAACAAGGGGCTGCTCTGCCAAGGAGACGAGCCGGCAGCAGCTTGTCAAGACCTCGGGAGGCCCAAGGCAGAGTGCGTGCACTCTACAATGCTGCAGAAAATGCGC GGTTGGTCTTCAGTCTGGCAATGGTTGTGGTCTCCCTCCAGAGATGCCTCAGCCCAGGCATCTCTACCAT GAACACATTTGCTCTGTTGGGGAAACAATCACAAGAAATGCAACAGCTGAGAGATGAGGTGGTGAGCCTGGCTGCAGAGATTGGCTCTATGAAGAAG GAAGTTCAGCAAATAAAAGAGGCAATGTCTGCAGTCACACAGATGTCCGACTGGGCTCTGAAAAGTGCAG GGGCTGCCATCAACCTGCAGAGAtcatccagcagctctgcatggcTCTGCAGGGTGTTTTGGTTCCTGTGTCCTCCACCCCTTCTGGATACCTTTGTGCAG CCAGATGCTTCCCCGGGATACTGCTGGCCTTTCCAAGGGTCTCGGAGTGAGGTGCTAATCCAGTTGCCCACACAAATACGACCAATGGCCGTCACCATACAGCACACCTCAAAGATAGACTCTCTGCTGGGGCCTGTCAGTAGCGCCCCCCGAGATTTCACAGTCTCT GGACTGGATGAAGAAGGAGAGGACGAAGCTCTGCTGGGGACATTCACCTACACTGTGCAGAAAAAGCCAACCCAGACTTTCCTTCTGCAG aatgGGATCCCCAGAGCCTTTCGGTTTTTGAAGCTTGTCATacagagcaactggggaaaacCAGGATACACCTGCATTTATCGAGTGCAAGTGCATGGGAAGATCGTGGGAATGAATGCCATCGGCCAGACACATGTGGAGACCCTCCCTCAATAa